Genomic segment of Osmia bicornis bicornis chromosome 2, iOsmBic2.1, whole genome shotgun sequence:
AAGAAATAAGAGATGCATCTAAATCTCCATACTTCCCCTaaacaaaaaaggaaaaaatagaAGATGAAAGTAAAGTACAGCAAACATAAGAAGTCATTggtttataatttttctaccTGAAAGAATTTAGTTTGAAACCTAGTAAAAGCACAACCAATTCTTAAATCTAGTTCTTGTCTAGCATCAACACTTTTTGCCTCATTTTCATTAGGTTTTATCAAGTTTGCTAATGCAGCCTTTATATCTTTCTCTGTAATAGCAGAGAATCTTGCCCTCCAAATGTCCTGCgataaatatacaatttatagGATTATTCAGGACAATATTAATGTTACAGAATACCTACATTTGGGTTTAATCTCCTGTTCATGCCTTGCTGTACCGCATATATAACTTCAAAGCAGATATTTTCACCTTCTTTGTCACAATCTAACCATAATACTAAATAATCGCAATGGGCTCCTTCTTTAGCCAAAAAATAAGGGATTTTCAATTTAGGAActgcttctttcttttcagtTGGACAGGAAAATAACTCTGCCTTAAACACAACAATAAATAAGATGAAAACATATATAAAGAatacattaatattttatataattatatatctTTTTCTTACAGGATCAACTTTATCCCAGTTGTTATATTTTCCAATGAAATCTAACGTCATGACATGACCACAGACAGAGGTCATCTTAAAGTTTACAGTTTCAGATTTGAATTGACCTACCCATTCGTGCACTGAACAAGATCCATTTAAACCTGAAATTCATTTCTTATTAGCGATTATAGtgtaaaatatgaataattttgtaattcagAATAAATCATTTATGATACATCACTATATTGAGAAGTGTAagttatgaattatgaataaaatgaaatctcACAAAAACTTAACCTACCTTTTCTGGTCGTGCATCGACCATTACTTAAAATATTAGCTAGCGAAGCTCCCAGAGATGGCTTTTCAGCTACCATCAAAGCTGTcttcatttttgctaaatttttcttataacAGATTTATCTTTACAAAGAAATCTCAAATTTTGCCACAAGAAGACTAATGATACACGCAAAAACACTTATTGTGGGAGATCGCAAGCATCACGTGTAATACATTTCAAgattattgaattttctttcgaaCTTATTACcaattttatcttttaattcTCTTATTTCTGAAATACATATCTCTTTctgaatattaattgaaatgcaaGGATGAAATCAACCACCTATTTTTTGACATGATGTAAACCACTGACTGCACATTCAACAGGACTGGACATGCTTTTATTCCCGAGAAGTAATAATTTTAGGGATTCTAGACACAGTCAGGTGAGGTTCGATCTACATGTACAGAGccaaaaatattatcaaatttataaaaattatcaaaataattgATTGACAAACTTGTACTTTAAAAAGACCGCtataaatcaaatatttttaaattcgatCCTCGCGCCGTCTATGCAAAATGGTGGTCTTTTTAAAGTACAAGTTTGccaatgaattattttaataatttttataactttaataatttttttgttctGTATATGCAGATCGAACCTCATCTGAGGGTGTCTGAAAACCCTAAAACCTGTACTCTTCTTTTACATCTCTCGTAACTGTCTTTAGTTAACCATAAATTGCATTCCGATACAAATTGTTTGCACATTTCTTtgtaatttgataatttacGAAGAGACAAATGATCAGACCCTTGCATACAATATTctatgatatatttttaatactgaTAACATTCGAAATGTCAAAAtcaagtgaaatatatagcTATATGTAACAGTGGTTGCAATCATTTTGGCGTTGTGACTCATACAGTCTGTCAGTTCCGAATAATCGGATCGTATTCTTGAAGCTAACATTTTAACCTAACAAAAGTTAATTCTAAAATACAAAAGCGTACTGTCACAACATTTTTAGGTTTAGCTTTTGATATATAGCATTATAATAGTTCAGGTAACTTTTACAATGTTAAATTTATGCTATTCTTACTATATCAAAATAAACATCAGTACCTATCTTTTACTTGTAATCATTCCTTTCAGGatcatttgataaaaataGTTAGAAATGCTTCCAAATTAATTCATATTAACTTTTATGAGAATTTATATACTCCTGTTGATTTCAGTAAATAGGGTTGTCATATTCTCTTTGCAACCATGGAATGGCTATTTGGAAAACGGATTACTCCTGAGGAAATGCTGAGGAAAAATCAGAGAGCTTTAAATAAAGCTATGCGGGACCTTGATAGAGAAAGAATGAGAATGGAACAACAGGAGAAAAAGATTATTGCAGATATAAAAAAGCTAGCCAAGGATGGGCAAATGGTAACCTAAGATTATCttgtaaaatttctttatattgaCAAATACTCATTGTTAATGATTTAATAGGATGCTGTGAAAATTATGGCTAAAGATCTTGTAAGAACTAGACGTTATGTAAAGAAATTCATGTTAATGAAAGCAAATATTCAGGCAGTTGCTTTGAAAATCCAAACATTACGTTCACAAAATACAATGGCTCAAGCAATGAAAGGAGTAACAAGAGCTATGCAGAATATGAACAAGTAAGAACacttatttctttaaaattagAATCCAGAAATACTGTGATCCTTTGTACCTAAAAATTATCCATTTTAACAGGCAATTAAATCTTCCTCAAATACAAAAAATACTGCAAGAATTTGAAAAGCAGTCAGAAATAATGgatatgaaagaagaaattatgAATGATGCCATAGATGATGCAATGGAAGATGAGGGTGATGAAGAGGAAAGGTAGTTGTCTAGCTACtggattaaaatatttttttttttaagtaatcTTACCACTATTCAACACTTGTAccatgtttattttattttcttagtGATGCTGTCGTGTCACAAGTCCTGGATGAGTTGGGTTTGCAACTAACAGACCAACTATCTGGTTTACCCCAGGCATCTGGTTCACTCAGTGTAGCAGGTTCAAAACAACCAGTTGCAGCTGCTGCAGGAAGTGATGAAGGTGGAAATCTTACAGATGCAGATGCTGACCTACAAGCTAGACTTGAAAATTTACGGCgggaataaatatatttaacattttagaGCTGAGATATgtataaagataaaaaaaaaattcattttataaaaatagttaAGTTT
This window contains:
- the LOC114877158 gene encoding charged multivesicular body protein 2a; the encoded protein is MEWLFGKRITPEEMLRKNQRALNKAMRDLDRERMRMEQQEKKIIADIKKLAKDGQMDAVKIMAKDLVRTRRYVKKFMLMKANIQAVALKIQTLRSQNTMAQAMKGVTRAMQNMNKQLNLPQIQKILQEFEKQSEIMDMKEEIMNDAIDDAMEDEGDEEESDAVVSQVLDELGLQLTDQLSGLPQASGSLSVAGSKQPVAAAAGSDEGGNLTDADADLQARLENLRRE